One stretch of Equus caballus isolate H_3958 breed thoroughbred chromosome 24, TB-T2T, whole genome shotgun sequence DNA includes these proteins:
- the GNPNAT1 gene encoding glucosamine 6-phosphate N-acetyltransferase — translation MKPDETPMFDPSLLKEVDWSQNTATFSPAISPTHPGEGLVLRPLCTADLNRGFFKVLGQLTETGVVSPEQFMKSFEHMKKSGDYYVTVVEDVTLGQIVATATLIIEHKFIHSCAKRGRVEDVVVSDECRGKQLGKLLLSTLTLLSKKLNCYKITLECLPQNVGFYKKFGYTVSEENYMCRRFLK, via the exons ATGAAACCTGATGAAACTCCTATGTTTGACCCAAGTTTACTCAAAGAAGTGGACTGGAGTCAGAATACAGCTACATTTTCTCCAGCCATTTCCCCAACGCATCCTGGAGAAGGTTTGGTTTTGAGGCCTCTTTGTACTGCAGACTTGAATAGAG GTTTTTTTAAGGTACTGGGTCAGCTAACAGAGACTGGAGTTGTCAGCCCTGAACAATTTATGA AATCTTTTGAGCACATGAAGAAATCTGGGGATTATTATGTTACAGTTGTGGAAGATGTGACTTTAGGACAGATTGTTGCTACAGCAACTTTGATAATCGAACATAAATTCATCCATTCTTGTGCTAAG AGAGGAAGAGTAGAAGATGTTGTTGTTAGTGATGAATGCAGAGGAAAGCAGCTTGGCAAATT gttaCTATCAACCCTTACTTTGCTAAGCAAGAAACTGAACTGTTATAAGATTACCCTTGAATGTCTACCACAAAACGTTGGTTTCTATAAAAAGTTTGGATATACAGTATCTGAAGAAAACTACATGTGTCGGAGGTTTCTAAAGTAA